Within the Taeniopygia guttata chromosome 1, bTaeGut7.mat, whole genome shotgun sequence genome, the region ATATGTAAATTCAGCTGCTTAGCACAACTGAATGCAAACTTTCCTTTGCATGCCTGACAATTGTTTTAATACTCTCCGAGTTTTAGGAGGTAATAAAGTCTCCCGCTAAACCGTAGCTGAGCTCTCAAAGCTGTTTAATTGAATGAATTCAGCCTTACAGAAGAGAAGCTGGGGCTTTCAGCTCCTTTTTATCTGAGCCACCGGATATTTATCCACTCTGCATATAATGCCACCCAGACTCATTAACAAACCCTTTAGACAAGCTGCAGAATATTGCTGCTACCATGCTGAAGCAGATACTAATTTGAGGACAACTTCATTGCCGCTCTGTTTGAATAATTTCGTGTTGCTCAGATAAGAAACAGTCGCAGACTGTCTGCACATCCCGTGAAGGGTAGTGACCCCCATTTTCTAGACCCATGTGCAGTTCAAAGTGGCCTCACAGGGTTTGTAAAACTATCTAGTGAGCACACAGGGGATGTATATGTTGTTCTTTATATTTTCCCATCAATAAGGGAGCTTGGAGCAGGCTGCAAAGCTTGACAGGGCTTGACAGGGCCTGAGGGTAACAGCTCAGATCGTTAATCCCTGTCAGTTGTATTCGAGCTAAGTAGTTTAAATCCACCTTCTATGTAGACATACTCATTCTGACATGGAGAGATACATAGACTTCCCATAGCCCTCTGCTtaccagggttttttttgcttcaatTACACTGTTACACTCAGAGCAAGTCCCAAAATATGAGACTCTGGAAGATTCCAGCTGAGCAAGTTTTGCAAAAGAGACCTGGTCCAGATGGGCTGGCACCAGAGCCAAGGCTGTGCCTGGGACTGTGAGGTTCTGCCTGCCGCTGGGACCCTGCAGAGACCCGCTGAGATGCTGGTGAGAGATCAAGAAAATCAGCAATCTTATTTTGTAGAGAGTATtgagcctccttttcctcccacaAAATATGtgctttctcctctttttttttttgcaatactTGCTTTGCATTCAACAAGTATTTCAAACCACAGTGAGGTGAATTTGGCTGGTTTTTCCATTTTACCACTAATTACAGTCCAAGGAGCTTGtctcattttccttctgcagttttgctttctgtttttcccTTCAATACAAATCTGCTGCATTTCTAATGAACTGATGCAGACCATGAAAACTCACTTTACTTAATTCCAAATCAGATATGGATCTTCATTCAAATTTGGACATATAAAAGTATTGAACATAAATCTGGAGCTGGTTTGAGGGCTGTTCTGCACCAACATAAGAGTCTTCTGAAGGCaaattaaaataccttttaaaaagacattaaaaaaagacaagacaattcctccaggagctgctaGCAGTACTTTAAGTGGCCACTTCACTAACTTTTTAACTTTCTATATAGAAGATTTATACTCCTGCTTCACTAAATCCATGCAACACCACAAACAAggtggtctagtggaaggtgctcAATGTAGGGGAgttgaactagatgatctttaaagtccctaCCAATCCAAACCATTACATAATTCTGTGACTTTAACTCCATGCACTCCAGTAATTCAAAATCTCTATTGGATCACAGCTCTGAATTTTCTTAGGACTTGACTAGACAGAGAATACGCTATGTAATGTGCATATCAATGAGCTTGGAAAAAAGCATCCTTTACAAATCAATTTAAGTGTGTGTATCCTGGCGGCTGTCAAGAGCAAGAGCATGTCCCCGTGCCCTCGCACCCAGAGCCGTGCAAGCGCCGGGCCTGACCCCAGACGGAGGAAGATGTTTTCTGCCAGCTGAGCAGCTGCGGGGTGGGGGACAAGACTGATGGGGTCTGAAGGATGCTGTGCATCTGCTCTGGGGTGCCTGCCTGGTGTGTCTGGTCAGGGCATGCCTGTGCACCTGTCCCAGGGGGTGTGTGTGTACACCTGTCCCGCGGGGCTGCGTATCTGTCCCCGGGCGGGTGTGTCCAAGTCCCGGGGTGATGCTCGtcccgccccgccgctgccAGTGTTCCCGCCCGGGTCGGTGGGTTGGTGGGTGCAGCCAGCCCGGCCCCCAGGCTCCCGGCAGAGAGGCGGGAGGGCCGGGCCAGCCCCGCTCTgatccctcctcctcttcctcctcctcctcctcctccttccccgcCCGCCGCCTTTTCCCCGCTGCCGCCACCGCCGCCCACCGGGCGCATCCCAGCGGACTCTGTCGGAACTCGGGGCGGCGGCGTTCGCCGCCGGCCATGGCCGTGCCCGCCGCGCTGCTCAGCCCGCACCACCTCCTCTCCTTCTGCTTCCCCGCCGCCGGCGGGCTCCTGGGCTATGCCGACCTGGAGAAGGGCTAcgagggcggcggcggcgacgCGGGGGACTTTAGAGAAGCCACCCGGGACCTGCTGAGCTTCATCGACTCGGCTTCCAGCAACATCAAGCTGGCGCTGGACCGGCCGGTGAAGTCCCGGCGGAAGGTGAACCATAGGAAGTACCTGCAGAAGCAGATCAAGCGCTGCACCGGCATcatcgccgccgccgccccgccgcccgccgcctgcccgcccgccgcctgccccgcccggcccccgccGCGCCGGGAGCCCGCGCAGGCGGCCGGCAGCAGcctccagagcaggagcctggcCGCCCTCTTCGGCTCCctgccgcggggccggggcgcgcCGGGCGGCGCCGAGGCCAaggcgggcggcggcgcgggcggcggggaGAAGGCGGCGGGCGGCCCGCGGAAGGTGCCGCTGCGGGACCGCAACCTGCCGCCCTCCTTCTTCACGGAgccggcgctgcccggccccgccgcccgcgggcCGCCCGCCAAGGAGCCGGAGAAGGGCGGCGGGGGCGCGGAGGCCACCGAGTTCTTCGAGCTGCTGTGCCCCGAGTACGGCGCGCTGCTGCCCGAGCACGCCGCCACGACCGACGGCTTCGGCGGCCGCCTGCCCGccgagctggggctggagcacggGCTGTACGAGCTGCCGCTGCCCGCGGGGCCGCACCCGCTGCTGGGCGGGCTGCTGTACCCCGAGCCGCCCTGGAGCCCGGCCGCGCCCTGCAGCCCGCCCAGGAAGGCTCCGGCCGAGCCGCTGCGCCCGATTTACCCCGGCGGCGCCGAGCCCgtgcccggcggcggcggcagcgagGAGCCCGGCGGGCACCTGCCCGCAGGGTTCGCCCCCTTCTTCCCCGAGTGCCCGCTGCCCCCGCCGCAGCCGCCCTACGACTACGGCGGCGGGTACCACCGCGGGGGCTACCCCGGGCTGTAGGGCGGCCGCGGCTCGGGGCTCGCCGGGACGGCGAGGCGGGGAGCGGAGcccggagccccgcggggccgggcgggcgctgcGGCAGCGCGGAGGCCGCACGGGGCTCCGCTGACTCCGCCGCATGTGAGAGCCCCGCAGCCCAAACGGCGGCCACGGCCCCCGCAGGATTCACCCTTGTGCACTGCCAGTGCCCTCCTGCTGCGGTTTGGGCGACGCtgcaaataaaatgtgaaaCTTTGGGTTTCTTCAGGTGTTTTTGTAGCGGCCGGTGCCCCCCTTTCATCTCCTTCCTTAGGGGCCAGGGCCTATACCTGTAGGCGACGTGGGGACAGGGGCTGCGCTTTCAGAGGCCGCGGGGACCACTCGTCAATGATTTCGGTCTAAATCTAAAGCTCATGTCAACACTTGAGGTGCATTTAACATTTTTCCCAGGCTCACGTTTGTCACAAGTGCTGGCAGGTGTTCAGCTGAGGacacaaaggcaagaaaagtgAAGCAAAATCAAAGATGCTGCTACCAAAACTCAGTGTCCTGAAATTTTAACAGCGTCTAGCAGGATCTTGCAAAACGGCAATTTGCAGCGATTCGTAAGTTAATTGATGGTGTAAGTTCGGGACAAAAATGTACTGTAGCCACTGCGGCCATGTGATTCCTACAGACTGTTGGATTTCTTCCAGGAATGTGTCAAAGCTCAGAAAGCGATGCGGCTCCGTCTCATTGTGTACAGGAGATTATTTGATAATCATTTAAGTTATGTAAAAGAGTCTATGATAGGTCctataaaaataaagctgcaCAATAGATCCGAGATGTGTGGTTGTTACTGCTGTTGAGACGCGGCATTCAGGGCGCTTTCGCCGTGCCTCCATCCCCTGTAATGGTTTCTTGGCAGGAGTTAAGACAGGCAGcgggttttgtcttttttaaatcttttgaaatgctgtattttatCCACAGCGACCCGTGCTTGTTTAACCTTCATTTGCACTGTTTCTGTAACTTAGTAGAAAGAAAGGAGTGGTAATATGCTACAAAGTCAAGGGATGAAAATTGTTACAGTTATGAAAACGGATCAAAATACTCCGAGCTTTCCTATTGAGATGCAAGTTTTCAAAGGCAATCCCGCAGTctggctccctgccagccccaagtggattgtttgttttttaaacgGGATTCACACAGGGATCAGCCTGGGGTTTTACCCTCGGTGGTGGTGGCAAATCTTTGTGCcttctgtgttttaaaagatAGTGTGGAAggtaaagcaattttttttttcattcttctacCCAGATTTAACTTTTCAGAGAGTTGGGGTCAGCATGCTGGGAAGTGTGGAGAGGTGAAGCAAAATCTTTTGGAGATAAACTGAGATAATTCGTTTTGGCAAATGTTTTAATGTTACTTTTATAAGCAAGACCTGAAACTGCTGCCTCCTCTTTCCTCCCCACAAGCTGCCCAAGGTGTCCACAAGCTGTACGGAAAGGAACCACCATGGATGAAAGTCCACAACACTCCAGCGTTTGATAGCTGAGTGCTGAGGAAATCCACTTTTCAAGAACAATTTTGCAGCAGTTTATTTCACTGTTTCTCGAGAGCGTGTATGAGGATCAATGGGCAGCCAAGGTAGCTACAAATTAGGTTaatcctgccctgctgctgtttttgATGATGGGACAATGTTCTGCTCTGTAAGTTCTGTCCTGCCTTCTTCACTTTGGCAAACCTCCCAGCTTGCATTAGTGAGTTGCACATTGCCAACTCCCAGCAGAGCTTGCATCCAACTGCATTTGAGAGTACCTGGGAAAGGCCAGCTGGGGAGTTATGTCAGGTGGAGAtgtgttgtatttttattttgtttgtttagctCCTACTTCAAGCATGTGAATTTGCAGCGTGTCTTGACAGCTGCTCAGAATTATTTCAGCTTGATGATGCTGTGCTAATAATCTCAGTGCCCATTTTACTCCCCTGAGCTGTGTACCTAAGATTTGTGCTTTCAGCAGGCCAGGGAAATGATGGGGGAGCTGATAATGGAGTGGTCCCAGGTAAGGAATAAACCCACTTTTTTGAGGATTAATTTATCTCATAAGCTCAATAGGCAAATTTGTATTAACTGGGGATCTAATCCTGAAGGCTTTATAGCCTATTATGTCAACTGTCTCACAGATGTCAGTGAGATTTTGCTcggaaaaagtaaaaaaaaaaaggtttccaGTAATTGGTTCTGGGACAGACATTGCAAACCTGAATAGTTGATCGCTCACCTCACCTTCTTATTCTAAGTAGCCCTAAAGGGCCACAAAAGTGACCAGCTGGTGTTTTGTACTCATTTGGTGCTCTGCTGTGTTGCCTTGTCGATGATGAGCTGTATTGCTCAGAAGCTGAGCATCAATCAGCCTTCTTGGGTTAGACCTTGTCTAAAACCAGTGggagaagcagctctgtgggtgccagcagagctgggctgatccaaggctgggctggcacctcattcccagtgctgccagcttGGGAGGTTTCTTTGTGGGCTTGCAAGAGCTTTGGGTCAGGCTCTGGGAATCAGGCTgactgagcagcagctgcacaggtCTCTTCAGCTTAGCCTCTATCCTGCTATAGTTCCTTAAGGGGGATGTTCAGATTCTAGGAGTttgcactggggaaaaaaaaaaaaaaaaaaaaaaaaaaaaaaaaaaaaaaaaaaaaagtctagaaATCAGCGTTCTTTGAAGAATGGCTACATTGCTGCCAGAGGATATATTTGTATCCGAGGAGTACCTGGCACGGGAAGTATGATGAGCCTGGAAAGGAGCTAACAACAGTTTTTCCCACAACACAGAACAAACAAAGAACTTCTGTGTAACTCTTGAGGAGCACTAGAGCCCCTCTCTGTGCTG harbors:
- the FAM181B gene encoding protein FAM181B, with the translated sequence MAVPAALLSPHHLLSFCFPAAGGLLGYADLEKGYEGGGGDAGDFREATRDLLSFIDSASSNIKLALDRPVKSRRKVNHRKYLQKQIKRCTGIIAAAAPPPAACPPAACPARPPPRREPAQAAGSSLQSRSLAALFGSLPRGRGAPGGAEAKAGGGAGGGEKAAGGPRKVPLRDRNLPPSFFTEPALPGPAARGPPAKEPEKGGGGAEATEFFELLCPEYGALLPEHAATTDGFGGRLPAELGLEHGLYELPLPAGPHPLLGGLLYPEPPWSPAAPCSPPRKAPAEPLRPIYPGGAEPVPGGGGSEEPGGHLPAGFAPFFPECPLPPPQPPYDYGGGYHRGGYPGL